A part of Haliotis asinina isolate JCU_RB_2024 chromosome 10, JCU_Hal_asi_v2, whole genome shotgun sequence genomic DNA contains:
- the LOC137254676 gene encoding uncharacterized protein, whose amino-acid sequence MYNTGKKRLILQKQFLGFAWGSGKDKKYFKFLVLPFGLSTAPYVFTKVTRQLVKFWRFQGYKIVTVLDDGILSSFSECETTIVGHIVKHDLLKAGLVPKAEKSLWKPVQEIEWLGFIIDTRHMKLSIPQRKICKLKQGIGELLSSTAPVPVKSLASVVGQTVAMKMVVGTLCQLMTKFLSIQTPQASSWKAPVVLSYLSRDQLQFWAAHIDRLSKCTLCYASIPTRVVYSDASNSGCGGYCVEVGQAISHGQWSALEASRSSTWRELKAVFLVMKSFVSILESHKVKLLTDNQNVESIVSKGSMKADLQALALDIFRLCNEYNIRVDMQWIPRLDNERADYLSKIVDADDWGIQDYVFQHVSAKWGPFDVDRFASYYNTKVVRFNSRFWNPGSDGVDALSVSWGDDNNWIVPPICMTARVLKHMRECHATGTLVIPVWYPANFWPILCPNRVFIPQIKDWMYLPTWKEAYVPSRQFGGLFGVHDLKFNMMALHVEF is encoded by the coding sequence ATGTACAACACTGGTAAGAAGCGTCTTATTTTACAGAAGCAGTTTCTAGGATTTGCATGGGGAtcaggaaaagacaaaaagtattttaaatttCTAGTCCTTCCGTTTGGTTTGAGTACAGCTCCTTATGTGTTTACCAAGGTTACCAGACAATTGGTAAAGTTTTGGCGTTTCCAAGGTTACAAGATTGTTACTGTTCTAGATGATGGGATCCTGTCAAGTTTTTCCGAATGTGAAACGACAATTGTTGGCCACATTGTCAAACACGATTTGTTAAAAGCAGGTCTTGTTCCAAAAGCAGAAAAGTCACTATGGAAGCCGGTTCAGGAGATCGAATGGTTGGGTTTTATCATAGATACTAGACACATGAAGTTGTCCATCCCTCAACGGAAAATTTGCAAGCTTAAGCAAGGTATAGGAGAACTTCTGTCTTCTACTGCACCAGTTCCGGTGAAGAGCTTAGCTTCGGTTGTTGGACAGACAGTTGCTATGAAGATGGTTGTTGGTACTTTGTGTCAACTAATGACAAAGTTTCTGAGTATTCAGACACCCCAGGCTTCATCGTGGAAGGCACCTGTGGTGCTATCGTATTTGAGTAGAGATCAATTACAATTTTGGGCTGCGCATATTGACAGACTCAGTAAGTGCACTCTATGCTATGCAAGCATTCCTACACGAGTAGTTTACAGTGATGCTAGTAATTCTGGTTGCGGTGGGTACTGTGTAGAAGTTGGGCAAGCCATATCACATGGTCAGTGGTCAGCACTAGAAGCGTCACGAAGCTCCACTTGGAGAGAGCTGAAGGCAGTGTTTCTGGTTATGAAAAGTTTCGTTTCCATTTTGGAATCTCACAAAGTAAAATTGTTGACTGACAATCAAAATGTAGAGTCGATTGTGTCCAAAGGTAGCATGAAAGCTGATCTTCAAGCTTTGGCTTTAGACATATTCAGGCTgtgtaatgaatataatatcAGAGTTGACATGCAGTGGATACCAAGGTTAGACAATGAGCGTGCTGACTATCTGAGTAAGATAGTAGATGCTGATGATTGGGGTATCCAGGATTATGTGTTTCAACACGTCTCTGCCAAATGGGGCCCATTTGACGTTGACAGATTTGCTTCATATTACAATACTAAAGTTGTAAGGTTTAACTCCAGATTTTGGAATCCGGGAAGTGACGGAGTGGATGCTTTATCCGTGTCCTGGGGTGACGACAATAACTGGATAGTGCCTCCTATATGTATGACTGCACGTGTTCTTAAACACATGAGAGAGTGTCATGCCACGGGAACTCTCGTGATTCCTGTATGGTATCCAGCTAACTTCTGGCCTATTTTGTGCCCTAATAGGGTATTTATACCCCAAATTAAAGATTGGATGTATCTTCCCACTTGGAAGGAAGCATATGTACCAAGCAGACAGTTTGGGGGGTTGTTTGGAGTACACGATTTAAAATTCAACATGATGGCTTTACATGTGGAATTTTGA